In the Desulfobacterales bacterium genome, one interval contains:
- the thiS gene encoding sulfur carrier protein ThiS, whose protein sequence is MRVTVNGSPEDITPCSLLAFIQLKGLSGKGLVVEHNYRIIKKDDWDTVWLEENDNLEVLSFVGGG, encoded by the coding sequence ATGAGGGTGACGGTAAACGGCAGCCCTGAAGACATAACGCCCTGCTCACTTCTTGCGTTTATTCAACTCAAGGGGCTCAGCGGCAAAGGCTTGGTCGTGGAGCACAATTACCGCATTATAAAAAAAGATGACTGGGATACCGTTTGGCTTGAAGAAAACGATAACCTGGAAGTACTAAGCTTTGTCGGGGGCGGCTGA
- a CDS encoding acetyl-CoA C-acetyltransferase produces MQEAVIVSAVRTPIGSFNGSLKAMGATDLGGIVIAEAVKRAGIAKEVVNEVVMGQVLPCGSGQNPAKQAAVKAGMPDAAECLTVNKVCGSSLKAVMLAAQAIAVGDADVVVAGGMESMTNAPYYLEKARFGYRMGAGALQDHMIHDGLWDIVNDFHMGMSNELCSEKYNISREDQDRFAEESYRRAVLAVESGIFDEEIVSIEMARRKGEIKLFSRDECPKPTSYDALAGMKPAFKSGGVGTAGNASIISDGAAAAVVMSRAKAETLGCPILATIGAQASAAIEMKYVLVAPIWAIPKCLAKERIHKDDIDLYEINEAFSGSSVAVLRELGLDPAKVNVNGGSVALGHPIGASGCRVLVSLLHEMIRRNKRTGLASLCLGGGEAVALIIKR; encoded by the coding sequence ATGCAGGAAGCCGTCATTGTCAGTGCCGTTCGAACGCCTATCGGCAGTTTTAATGGAAGTCTAAAAGCCATGGGTGCCACTGATTTGGGCGGGATTGTTATTGCTGAGGCCGTGAAGCGGGCGGGCATTGCAAAAGAGGTGGTCAATGAGGTGGTCATGGGGCAGGTTTTGCCGTGCGGCAGCGGGCAGAACCCGGCCAAGCAGGCAGCGGTCAAGGCCGGTATGCCGGATGCTGCCGAGTGCCTGACGGTGAATAAGGTATGCGGCTCAAGCCTTAAGGCCGTGATGCTGGCCGCTCAAGCCATTGCCGTGGGAGATGCGGACGTAGTGGTGGCCGGTGGCATGGAAAGCATGACCAATGCCCCGTATTATCTTGAGAAAGCTAGATTCGGTTATCGCATGGGCGCGGGTGCTCTTCAGGACCATATGATTCATGACGGGCTCTGGGATATTGTGAATGATTTTCACATGGGCATGAGCAATGAGTTGTGCTCGGAAAAATACAACATCTCGCGCGAGGATCAAGACCGCTTTGCCGAAGAATCCTACCGCCGGGCGGTGTTGGCGGTTGAGTCCGGCATATTTGACGAGGAAATCGTTTCGATTGAGATGGCCCGCCGAAAGGGTGAAATAAAACTGTTCAGCCGGGATGAATGCCCCAAGCCGACCAGTTATGATGCCCTGGCCGGAATGAAACCCGCCTTTAAATCAGGGGGTGTGGGTACGGCCGGAAATGCTTCGATCATCAGTGACGGCGCGGCAGCAGCTGTGGTGATGTCCCGGGCCAAGGCCGAAACGCTGGGGTGCCCCATTTTAGCCACGATCGGTGCGCAGGCATCGGCGGCGATTGAAATGAAATATGTACTGGTTGCGCCCATTTGGGCAATACCCAAATGCCTTGCAAAAGAGCGCATTCACAAAGACGATATCGATTTATACGAAATTAACGAAGCGTTCAGTGGCTCGAGCGTGGCGGTGCTTCGAGAGTTGGGCCTCGATCCGGCAAAGGTCAACGTCAACGGTGGTAGCGTTGCGCTGGGTCATCCCATTGGCGCCAGCGGGTGCCGGGTTCTGGTGAGCCTACTTCATGAAATGATTCGACGGAATAAACGCACCGGCCTTGCCTCTTTGTGTCTCGGGGGAGGGGAAGCGGTCGCGCTAATTATAAAAAGATGA
- a CDS encoding 3-hydroxybutyryl-CoA dehydrogenase, with protein MDVKTFGVIGAGQMGNGIAQVAAMSGLAVIMSDIKQEFVDKGIDTIAKNLGRSVAKGKMAEAEKNEILGRIKPTVELKDMADADFVVEAATENEPVKFKIFRDLEVICAPQVILASNTSSIPIGRIAVQTRRPDKVIGMHFMNPVPVMKLVEVIRGIATSDDTFQTTLDLALKFGKTPASANDYPGFIANRILLPMINEAIFALYHGVGTKEDIDTVMKLGMNHPMGPLALADLIGLDTCLAIMETIYNGFKDSKYRPCPLLVKYVEAGWLGRKTGRGFYEYNE; from the coding sequence ATGGATGTTAAAACATTTGGGGTAATTGGTGCCGGTCAGATGGGCAATGGGATTGCGCAGGTTGCGGCGATGAGCGGACTGGCCGTAATCATGAGCGATATCAAGCAGGAGTTTGTGGACAAAGGCATCGATACCATTGCCAAGAACCTTGGCCGCAGTGTTGCCAAGGGGAAGATGGCGGAAGCCGAAAAAAATGAAATCCTGGGACGAATCAAGCCAACCGTCGAATTGAAGGATATGGCGGACGCGGATTTCGTGGTGGAAGCCGCGACGGAAAACGAACCCGTCAAGTTTAAGATTTTCCGCGATCTAGAAGTGATTTGCGCGCCGCAGGTGATTCTCGCCTCCAACACCTCTTCGATACCCATTGGCCGGATTGCGGTTCAGACCCGTCGACCCGATAAGGTGATCGGCATGCATTTCATGAACCCTGTGCCGGTGATGAAACTGGTGGAAGTGATTCGCGGAATTGCCACGTCGGATGACACCTTTCAGACCACTTTGGATTTGGCGCTTAAATTCGGCAAAACACCGGCGTCGGCCAACGACTATCCCGGCTTTATCGCCAACCGGATTTTGCTGCCCATGATCAACGAGGCGATTTTTGCGCTTTATCACGGTGTGGGGACCAAGGAAGACATCGATACGGTGATGAAGCTGGGAATGAATCACCCCATGGGCCCGCTGGCATTGGCTGATTTGATCGGGCTTGATACTTGCCTGGCGATCATGGAAACTATCTACAACGGATTTAAGGATTCAAAATACCGGCCCTGTCCGCTGCTGGTGAAATATGTCGAAGCAGGATGGTTGGGACGCAAGACGGGAAGAGGGTTTTACGAATATAACGAATAA
- a CDS encoding ferredoxin family protein: MSFKHSIDGLRCKGCGLCVEICPKHVLELSKKVNIKGYMPAYQARPEDCIKCSACCIMCPDVAITIEEIEDETAE, encoded by the coding sequence ATGTCGTTTAAGCACAGCATTGATGGGTTACGATGCAAGGGCTGCGGCTTGTGTGTCGAGATATGCCCGAAACACGTTCTGGAATTATCCAAAAAGGTCAATATCAAGGGATATATGCCGGCCTATCAGGCGCGGCCCGAAGATTGTATCAAGTGTTCGGCTTGCTGCATCATGTGCCCGGATGTGGCCATTACCATTGAAGAAATAGAGGATGAGACTGCGGAATAA
- the vorB gene encoding 3-methyl-2-oxobutanoate dehydrogenase subunit VorB — protein sequence MGKVLMKGNEAIAEAAIQAGCLNYFAYPITPQSEVAEYLSRRLPEVGGRFLQGESEVAVGYMIFGASAAGERVFTTSSSPGISLMSEAISYIASAQLPAVLVNIVRGGPGLGGILPSQADYFQATKGGGHGDYRLIVLAPASVQEAVDMMMVAFPLAEKYRNPVMLLGDGLIGQMMEPVSFPDGPAVAPSNKDEWATNGMETRNSDKRNLVRTLFLEAEALSAHNEMLRDKYKLIEQNEVRYELYNMDGDYRLLVVSFGTMSRVCRTAIDILKEAGIEVGMLRPKSLWPFPVQAIREAASKKSCVGVASIEMNMGQMIEDVDRSVQGRCPVKWFGKAGGDIPTPEHVVDFLKGMLD from the coding sequence ATGGGCAAAGTATTGATGAAAGGAAACGAAGCGATCGCCGAGGCGGCCATTCAAGCGGGGTGTTTGAATTATTTTGCTTATCCGATCACCCCTCAATCCGAGGTGGCGGAATATCTTTCCAGGCGGCTGCCGGAAGTGGGGGGGCGCTTTTTGCAGGGAGAGAGTGAAGTGGCGGTGGGATATATGATTTTTGGCGCTTCCGCTGCCGGAGAAAGGGTGTTTACCACTTCCTCGAGCCCCGGCATCAGTTTGATGAGCGAGGCCATCAGTTATATTGCGTCGGCGCAGTTGCCGGCGGTGTTGGTCAATATTGTCCGGGGAGGTCCGGGGCTGGGTGGCATATTGCCTTCCCAGGCCGACTATTTTCAGGCAACCAAGGGCGGCGGACACGGGGACTATCGACTGATTGTCCTGGCGCCGGCGAGTGTTCAGGAAGCTGTTGACATGATGATGGTGGCTTTTCCATTGGCGGAAAAATACCGTAATCCCGTAATGCTGCTGGGTGACGGGCTGATCGGCCAGATGATGGAGCCGGTATCTTTCCCGGACGGTCCTGCCGTTGCGCCGAGCAACAAGGACGAATGGGCCACCAACGGCATGGAAACCCGAAATAGCGATAAACGAAACCTGGTCAGAACTCTTTTTCTTGAGGCAGAGGCGCTCAGTGCGCATAACGAGATGCTTCGGGATAAATATAAGCTGATTGAACAAAACGAGGTTCGGTATGAACTCTATAATATGGACGGGGATTATCGATTGCTGGTTGTGTCTTTCGGTACCATGAGCCGGGTTTGCCGGACAGCCATTGATATTCTCAAAGAGGCCGGAATTGAAGTCGGCATGCTACGTCCGAAGAGTTTGTGGCCGTTTCCAGTTCAGGCCATTCGTGAGGCTGCAAGCAAGAAAAGTTGTGTGGGGGTTGCCAGTATTGAGATGAATATGGGTCAGATGATCGAAGACGTGGATCGTAGTGTGCAGGGCCGGTGCCCGGTCAAATGGTTCGGCAAGGCAGGGGGGGATATCCCTACGCCCGAGCATGTGGTGGATTTTCTGAAGGGAATGCTCGATTAA
- a CDS encoding thiamine pyrophosphate-dependent enzyme — protein MGKAFHRPQTLTETPTHYCPGCTHGITNRLVAEVIDELGIRKRTVGVAPVGCAVLMYNYLNCDFQEAAHGRAPAMATGIKRVRPDLMVFTYQGDGDLASIGLSEIIHAANRGEKFTTIFINNAVYGMTGGQMAPTSLPNQKTTTSPLGRDTRDIGMPLRVSELLATLQTPSYITRQAVLRPKYIVKAKKAIKKAFTYQMENRCFSLVEVISTCPTNWGLTPVKALAWAEENLLPYYPLGEFKMPE, from the coding sequence ATGGGCAAAGCATTTCATAGACCGCAAACCCTCACGGAAACCCCTACCCACTATTGCCCGGGCTGTACCCATGGCATAACGAACCGGCTGGTGGCGGAAGTTATCGATGAGCTGGGGATTCGAAAACGCACGGTAGGAGTTGCACCCGTGGGGTGTGCGGTATTGATGTATAATTATCTGAATTGTGATTTTCAGGAAGCGGCCCACGGCAGGGCGCCGGCCATGGCCACGGGGATCAAACGGGTGCGACCGGATTTGATGGTGTTTACCTACCAGGGCGATGGGGATTTGGCCAGTATCGGGTTGAGCGAAATTATTCATGCCGCCAACCGGGGGGAGAAATTCACCACCATTTTTATTAATAACGCCGTGTATGGCATGACCGGCGGTCAGATGGCCCCCACGAGCCTGCCCAACCAGAAAACCACCACGTCGCCATTGGGGCGCGATACTCGGGATATCGGAATGCCGCTGCGAGTGTCCGAACTGCTCGCCACCCTGCAAACACCAAGCTATATAACGCGCCAGGCTGTTTTGCGACCCAAGTACATCGTTAAGGCGAAAAAGGCCATTAAAAAGGCCTTTACCTATCAGATGGAGAATCGTTGTTTCAGCCTGGTGGAAGTTATCAGCACCTGCCCCACCAACTGGGGCCTAACACCGGTGAAAGCGCTTGCGTGGGCCGAGGAAAATTTACTGCCCTACTATCCCTTGGGTGAATTCAAAATGCCGGAATAA
- a CDS encoding 2-oxoacid:acceptor oxidoreductase family protein, which yields MQQEVMFAGFGGQGILLIGKILASAAMESGYQVAWVPSYGPEMRGGTAYCTVVISDGVIGSPVIKNPSHLIAMNRPSLEKFIHTVKPGGVVLINSSIIDIGAGRADVDELKVPTNEIAAAAGSPQAANIVALGAFVARSKIIEFEAIKKAVKKEFSKKVKLIPMNMDALERGREVALQGK from the coding sequence ATGCAACAAGAAGTGATGTTCGCCGGATTCGGCGGTCAGGGGATATTGCTTATCGGCAAAATTCTGGCATCTGCTGCCATGGAGAGCGGTTATCAGGTGGCCTGGGTCCCTTCTTACGGTCCCGAGATGAGAGGAGGAACCGCCTATTGCACCGTGGTGATCAGCGACGGGGTGATCGGGTCTCCGGTCATCAAAAACCCGAGCCATTTGATCGCTATGAACCGGCCGAGTCTGGAAAAATTCATTCACACGGTCAAGCCGGGCGGCGTGGTCTTGATTAACAGCTCGATTATCGATATTGGTGCGGGCAGGGCGGATGTGGATGAGTTAAAGGTGCCCACCAATGAGATTGCAGCGGCTGCCGGCAGTCCTCAGGCCGCTAATATCGTCGCATTGGGTGCCTTTGTCGCCAGAAGTAAGATTATTGAGTTTGAAGCCATAAAAAAGGCGGTCAAAAAAGAGTTTTCGAAAAAGGTCAAATTGATTCCGATGAATATGGATGCATTGGAACGCGGCCGCGAGGTTGCATTGCAGGGGAAATAA